The following coding sequences lie in one Herpetosiphonaceae bacterium genomic window:
- a CDS encoding beta-galactosidase, with translation MEQNQQAGRFPLPHMAYGGDYNPEQWPEAIWAEDVRLMGEASVNLVSLGIFAWARLEPQPGQYDFDWLDRIMDLLHASGIAVDLATATASPPPWLARLYPESLPVTAEGVRLWPGSRQHYCPSSRAYRDAAQALVRRIAERYRDHPALALWHVGNEYGCHVAACYCDESAQAFRDWLQRRYETLEALNEAWGTAFWSQQYAAWDEINPPRSAPTFINPTQQLDWQRFSSDALLECFELERAILKEITPDVPITTNFMRLFKPLDYWTWAAREDLVSLDQYQDPADPLTHIDAALNFDLVRSLGQGRPWLLMEQATSQVNWRSQNPVKQPGQMRLWSHQAIARGSNGVMFFQWRASKAGAEKFHSGMVPHVGTASRTWREVVALGQELQRLGGVITTRVSAEVAIVFDWESWWALELDARPSSDLRLIEQVRSFYDPLFQRNITVDFVRPDADLRGYRLVLVPNLYLVSDEAARQLEQYVADGGTLMMSFFSGIVDERDHVRLGGYPAPFRALLGLRVEEFVPYAPGQANTITADDGACYPCDLWSDLIDLEGATAIARYADAFYAGRPAATRHRFGRGTAYYVGTRPDTSGIAWLLDRACEDAGVRAAYAVPEGVEVVRRQGEQTALLYMLNHRNQPVEIALHEDATDLLTGQHIAGTFTLPALGVAVLISDHRSG, from the coding sequence GTGGAGCAGAACCAACAGGCAGGCCGGTTTCCCTTGCCACACATGGCCTATGGCGGCGATTACAACCCGGAGCAGTGGCCGGAAGCGATCTGGGCGGAAGATGTGCGCCTGATGGGCGAGGCTAGCGTCAACCTTGTCTCACTCGGCATCTTTGCCTGGGCCAGGCTAGAGCCACAGCCCGGCCAGTACGACTTCGACTGGCTCGATCGGATCATGGATCTGCTTCACGCCAGCGGCATCGCGGTCGATCTCGCCACCGCCACGGCCTCGCCACCGCCCTGGCTCGCCAGGCTGTATCCCGAAAGCCTACCCGTGACGGCAGAGGGCGTGCGGCTGTGGCCGGGCAGCCGTCAGCACTACTGCCCCAGCAGCCGAGCGTATCGTGATGCCGCGCAGGCGTTGGTCAGGCGCATCGCCGAGCGCTACCGCGACCACCCGGCACTCGCGCTCTGGCATGTCGGGAATGAGTACGGCTGCCATGTCGCCGCCTGCTACTGCGACGAGTCGGCTCAGGCGTTTCGTGACTGGCTCCAGCGCCGCTACGAGACGCTGGAGGCGCTCAACGAGGCCTGGGGCACGGCCTTCTGGAGCCAGCAGTACGCAGCGTGGGACGAGATCAACCCGCCGCGCAGCGCGCCGACGTTCATAAACCCGACTCAGCAGCTCGACTGGCAGCGCTTCTCGTCGGACGCCCTGCTCGAATGCTTCGAGCTTGAGCGGGCGATCCTCAAAGAAATCACGCCGGATGTCCCGATCACAACGAATTTCATGCGTCTCTTCAAGCCGCTGGACTATTGGACGTGGGCAGCCCGCGAAGATCTCGTTTCCCTGGATCAGTACCAAGATCCGGCTGATCCGCTGACGCATATCGACGCGGCGCTGAACTTCGATCTTGTCCGCTCGCTGGGCCAGGGCAGGCCGTGGCTGCTGATGGAGCAGGCGACCAGCCAGGTCAACTGGCGGTCGCAAAATCCGGTCAAGCAGCCCGGCCAGATGCGGCTCTGGAGCCACCAGGCGATCGCGCGCGGCTCCAATGGCGTGATGTTCTTTCAGTGGCGGGCATCCAAGGCCGGGGCGGAGAAGTTTCACAGCGGGATGGTGCCGCATGTCGGCACCGCGTCGCGCACCTGGCGCGAGGTCGTGGCGCTGGGCCAGGAGCTTCAGCGGCTCGGTGGCGTGATCACCACCCGTGTCAGCGCCGAGGTCGCGATCGTATTCGACTGGGAGAGCTGGTGGGCACTTGAGCTGGACGCCAGGCCCTCGTCCGATCTGCGGCTGATCGAGCAGGTGCGCAGCTTCTACGATCCGCTCTTTCAGCGCAACATCACCGTCGACTTCGTCCGGCCCGATGCCGATCTGCGCGGATACCGCCTGGTGCTCGTCCCGAATCTGTATCTTGTGTCCGACGAGGCTGCCCGGCAGCTTGAGCAGTATGTCGCCGATGGCGGCACGCTGATGATGTCGTTTTTCAGCGGCATCGTGGACGAGCGCGACCATGTGCGGCTCGGCGGCTATCCGGCTCCGTTCCGCGCCCTGCTGGGCCTGCGCGTCGAAGAGTTCGTGCCCTACGCACCGGGCCAGGCCAACACGATCACCGCCGATGACGGAGCCTGCTACCCGTGCGACCTATGGAGCGATCTGATCGACCTGGAAGGAGCGACGGCCATCGCGCGCTACGCCGACGCATTCTACGCCGGACGACCGGCGGCGACGCGACATCGTTTTGGCCGAGGCACCGCCTACTACGTCGGCACCCGTCCCGACACGAGCGGCATCGCCTGGCTGCTCGATCGCGCCTGCGAGGATGCCGGGGTACGGGCGGCATACGCTGTGCCGGAGGGCGTCGAGGTTGTGCGGCGACAGGGGGAGCAGACAGCGCTGCTGTATATGCTCAACCATCGTAACCAGCCGGTTGAGATTGCGCTGCACGAGGACGCTACCGACCTGCTGACGGGGCAG
- a CDS encoding GntR family transcriptional regulator, with product MSAQLVPEPRYRTKQAFVYQSLRDAIMRGDLPPGARLRIEAIAQRLGVSPIPVREALHMLQSERLVENTPHVGATVAPISKASIIEIFTVMEGLELVATRTAAQRLTPADRHHLHELLAAMDQAVESAAYHQWADLNTAFHLAIVRMTDMPMLQEMTARVLNQWDRVRRYYLKDVLVFRLAQAQQEHHAIVQAMLDRDEERLAQVVRAHSQGALAAYTEYLAHTCEPV from the coding sequence ATGTCAGCACAACTCGTGCCCGAGCCGCGCTATAGAACCAAGCAAGCCTTCGTCTACCAATCCCTGCGCGATGCCATCATGCGCGGCGACCTGCCGCCGGGCGCGCGCCTGCGCATCGAAGCGATCGCGCAGCGTCTCGGCGTCAGCCCGATCCCTGTCCGCGAGGCGCTCCACATGCTCCAATCCGAGCGCCTCGTCGAGAATACCCCCCACGTCGGCGCTACCGTCGCCCCGATCTCCAAAGCCTCGATTATCGAGATCTTTACCGTCATGGAGGGCCTGGAGCTGGTCGCCACCCGCACCGCCGCCCAGCGCCTCACCCCCGCCGATCGCCACCACCTGCACGAGCTGCTGGCGGCGATGGATCAGGCGGTGGAGTCAGCGGCGTACCATCAATGGGCCGATCTGAACACCGCGTTTCACCTGGCGATCGTGCGCATGACGGACATGCCGATGCTTCAGGAGATGACCGCGCGCGTGTTGAACCAGTGGGACCGCGTGCGGCGCTACTACCTGAAGGATGTGCTGGTGTTTCGGCTGGCGCAGGCGCAGCAGGAGCACCACGCGATCGTGCAGGCGATGCTCGATCGGGACGAGGAGCGGCTGGCCCAGGTGGTGCGGGCGCACAGCCAGGGCGCGCTGGCGGCCTATACCGAATATCTGGCACATACGTGTGAGCCAGTGTAG
- a CDS encoding sugar ABC transporter substrate-binding protein, translating into MYTRRILLPLLVILSLLVVACGASDDSGAANTTGSTAASGSPAASSEASASPAASTAAAPAAGGEQVELRIAWWGSQNRHDRTLKVIEMFQKEHPNIKITPEYSTFDDHWTRLTTQAAGGNIPDIIQQDYAKIAEWVSRDQLLPLDDFVASGTISLGNVADEQLAGGKIDGKLYGVNLGTNALGVLYDPALFERAGVATPGADWTWSDLQQTASQLHEKLNIYGIENFYNAEFFKLWLKDHGAWMYNEDGTALGYDDDQLAVQFFQMLVDMQKSGATPTREFDAGRGTVGIEDSLIVTEKSAMIFVWSNMPAAISAASGDRALELTLPPQAENGGQGVYLKPSMFFSISSKSQHPKEAAMFIDYFTNNVEANKALGAERGVPISPEIRQALQPELPAMQQKVFAYISEAEKVAAPINAPDPAGHSKVLTDVYNPIIDRLLYGEITPAEAAAQFRADATAILKSR; encoded by the coding sequence ATGTACACACGAAGGATTCTCTTACCCCTACTGGTCATCTTGAGCCTGCTCGTGGTCGCGTGCGGCGCGTCCGATGATTCAGGAGCGGCTAACACAACGGGCAGCACGGCGGCGAGCGGCAGCCCGGCAGCCAGTAGCGAGGCCAGCGCCTCACCTGCTGCCAGCACGGCGGCTGCGCCTGCGGCGGGCGGCGAGCAGGTCGAGCTACGCATCGCATGGTGGGGCTCGCAGAACCGGCACGACCGCACGCTCAAAGTGATCGAGATGTTCCAGAAAGAGCATCCGAACATTAAGATCACGCCTGAGTACAGCACCTTCGATGATCACTGGACCAGGCTGACGACTCAGGCTGCTGGCGGCAACATTCCGGACATTATTCAGCAAGATTATGCCAAGATCGCCGAGTGGGTTTCGCGCGACCAGCTCCTGCCGCTTGACGATTTCGTAGCGAGCGGTACGATCAGCCTTGGCAATGTCGCGGACGAGCAGCTTGCAGGCGGCAAGATCGACGGAAAGCTCTACGGCGTCAACCTCGGAACGAACGCGCTCGGCGTCCTGTATGATCCGGCGCTGTTCGAGCGGGCGGGCGTGGCAACGCCTGGCGCAGACTGGACATGGTCGGATCTTCAGCAGACCGCGAGCCAGCTCCACGAAAAACTGAACATCTACGGCATTGAAAACTTCTACAATGCTGAGTTCTTCAAGCTCTGGCTGAAAGATCACGGCGCGTGGATGTACAACGAAGACGGCACGGCGCTGGGCTATGACGACGATCAGCTTGCCGTCCAATTCTTCCAGATGCTCGTGGACATGCAAAAGTCGGGCGCGACGCCGACACGTGAGTTCGATGCCGGTCGGGGAACCGTTGGGATCGAAGACTCGCTGATCGTAACGGAGAAGTCGGCGATGATCTTCGTGTGGAGCAACATGCCTGCCGCGATCTCTGCGGCGAGCGGTGATCGCGCGCTTGAGCTCACACTGCCGCCGCAAGCCGAGAATGGCGGACAGGGCGTGTATTTGAAGCCATCGATGTTCTTCTCGATCTCCTCGAAGTCGCAGCATCCCAAAGAGGCCGCGATGTTCATCGACTACTTCACCAACAACGTTGAGGCCAACAAAGCGCTTGGAGCCGAGCGCGGCGTGCCGATCTCGCCGGAGATTCGCCAGGCGCTCCAGCCGGAGCTGCCAGCCATGCAGCAGAAGGTGTTCGCGTATATCAGCGAAGCCGAGAAGGTCGCGGCTCCGATTAACGCGCCTGATCCGGCGGGCCACTCGAAGGTTCTCACCGATGTCTATAACCCGATCATCGATCGGCTGCTCTACGGTGAGATCACACCCGCCGAGGCGGCGGCTCAGTTCCGCGCGGACGCGACCGCGATCCTGAAGTCTCGGTAG
- a CDS encoding sugar phosphate isomerase/epimerase family protein, which produces MRPLTDLSRLSLNQATTQHWSVRQAVDGCARAGIPWIGLWRHKVDELGATASARLVRDAGLRVSSLCRGGFFPAVTVAERQARIDDNRRAIDEAAELGTDVLVLVCGPAPDRNIQAAREMVRDGIAALVPYAREHGVRLAIEPLHPMFAADRSVIVTLAQALDIAEQFDAQQVGVAIDVYHVWWDPEIYPQIRRATGRILGFHVNDWLVPTPDLLMGRGMMGDGVIELRRLRAAVDVTGYTGPIEVEIFNQAIWDTAGDAVLSQMCERYLAHV; this is translated from the coding sequence ATGCGGCCACTTACGGATCTTTCACGCCTGAGCCTGAACCAGGCGACAACGCAGCACTGGAGCGTGCGTCAGGCGGTCGATGGCTGCGCCCGCGCAGGTATTCCCTGGATCGGCCTGTGGCGGCACAAAGTCGACGAGCTAGGCGCTACGGCCAGCGCGCGGCTTGTGCGCGATGCCGGCCTGCGTGTTTCGAGTCTCTGCCGTGGTGGATTTTTCCCGGCTGTCACGGTCGCTGAGCGGCAGGCCCGCATCGACGATAACCGTCGTGCGATCGACGAGGCGGCTGAGCTTGGCACCGACGTGCTGGTGCTGGTCTGCGGCCCCGCACCCGATCGGAATATTCAGGCCGCGCGCGAGATGGTGCGGGATGGCATCGCGGCGCTGGTGCCGTACGCGCGCGAGCACGGCGTCAGGCTGGCGATCGAGCCGCTGCACCCGATGTTTGCCGCCGATCGCTCGGTGATTGTGACGCTTGCCCAGGCGCTCGATATTGCCGAGCAGTTCGATGCGCAGCAGGTGGGCGTGGCGATCGATGTCTACCATGTGTGGTGGGACCCGGAAATCTATCCACAGATCCGCCGCGCGACAGGCCGGATTCTGGGCTTTCACGTCAACGATTGGCTGGTCCCGACGCCGGATCTGCTGATGGGGCGCGGCATGATGGGCGATGGCGTGATCGAGCTCCGTCGCTTGCGAGCCGCCGTCGATGTCACCGGATACACGGGACCGATCGAGGTAGAGATTTTCAACCAGGCGATCTGGGATACCGCAGGCGATGCCGTCCTGTCGCAGATGTGCGAGCGCTACCTGGCGCACGTGTAG
- a CDS encoding dihydrodipicolinate synthase family protein, which translates to MSRELLLPRSDGTLAPYRPGPPSTFRPPTQPLTSRIAYSAAHVVVDPLANTDPIGDSQIDWETTLAYRRYLWSLGLAVADAMDTAQRGMGLGWATAQELIRRSVAEARAVGGTIACGAGTDHLMPGPSVRLAEVEAAYEAQCSFVEGVGGRIILMASRALAACARGPEDYAQVYGRILSQVRQPVILHWLGDMFDPALAGYWGTRDLDAAMEHCLRIIDEHAAKIDGIKISLLDKDREIAMRRRLPARVRMYTGDDFNYAELIRGDTQGHSHALLGIFDAIAPAASAALQALDGGDLDSYEAILAPTVPLSRHIFQPPTYYYKTGVVFLAYLNGHQQHFRMLAGHESARSVVHLAELFMLADRAGILNDPDQATARMRRVLAVAGVV; encoded by the coding sequence ATGTCAAGAGAACTACTGCTGCCGCGCTCCGACGGCACGCTCGCGCCCTATCGGCCCGGCCCGCCGTCCACATTTCGGCCACCGACACAGCCATTGACGAGCCGCATCGCCTACTCTGCCGCGCATGTTGTCGTCGATCCGCTCGCCAACACCGACCCGATCGGTGACAGTCAGATCGACTGGGAGACGACACTGGCCTACCGACGCTACCTGTGGTCGCTTGGGCTGGCCGTCGCCGACGCGATGGATACCGCACAGCGCGGCATGGGCCTGGGCTGGGCAACCGCCCAGGAGCTTATTCGCCGATCCGTGGCGGAGGCGCGCGCGGTGGGTGGCACGATCGCCTGCGGCGCGGGGACCGATCACCTGATGCCTGGGCCGAGCGTGCGATTGGCTGAGGTCGAGGCGGCGTATGAAGCGCAGTGCAGCTTTGTCGAGGGCGTCGGCGGTCGGATCATTCTGATGGCAAGTCGCGCGCTGGCAGCCTGCGCCCGTGGCCCTGAGGACTATGCCCAGGTGTACGGGCGGATTCTTTCACAGGTGCGGCAGCCGGTGATCCTGCACTGGCTCGGCGACATGTTCGATCCGGCGCTGGCTGGCTACTGGGGGACGCGCGATCTGGATGCGGCGATGGAGCATTGTCTTCGGATCATCGACGAGCACGCCGCCAAGATCGACGGCATCAAAATCTCGCTGCTGGATAAGGATCGCGAGATCGCTATGCGTCGGCGCTTGCCCGCGCGCGTGCGCATGTACACCGGCGACGACTTCAACTACGCCGAGCTGATTCGCGGCGACACGCAGGGCCACAGTCACGCGCTGCTTGGGATCTTCGACGCCATCGCTCCGGCAGCCTCGGCAGCGCTCCAGGCGCTCGACGGCGGCGATCTCGACAGCTACGAGGCGATTCTCGCGCCGACCGTCCCGCTTTCGCGGCATATCTTCCAGCCGCCGACCTACTACTACAAAACCGGCGTCGTCTTTCTGGCCTACCTCAACGGCCACCAGCAGCATTTTCGGATGCTGGCCGGACACGAAAGCGCGCGCTCGGTCGTCCATCTCGCCGAACTCTTTATGCTCGCCGATCGGGCGGGCATCCTCAACGATCCCGACCAGGCCACAGCGCGCATGCGGCGAGTCCTGGCGGTCGCGGGCGTTGTGTAG
- a CDS encoding Gfo/Idh/MocA family oxidoreductase: MAEQRIGLIMNGVTGRMGMNQHLIRSIVAIRQQGGVALPNGDRLMPDPILVGRSEHKLAALARAHGIERWSTNLERCLAAPDDVIYFDAQTTTRRAASVREAIAAGKHIYCEKPIATDLETSLDLARRAREAGVKNGVVQDKLWLPGLLKLKRLVDSGFFGRILSVRGEFGYWVFEGDWQPAQRPSWNYRKEDDGGIIVDMFAHWRYVLDHLFGAVRSVSCLGATHIPERFDEQGARYGATADDAAYGTFELEGGIIAQINSSWAVRVYRDELFSLQVDGTEGSAVAGLRECRTQHRANTPRAVWNPDIPNPIDFWDDWQEVPDNQIFDNAFKVQWELFLRHVACDEPFPYDLLEGARGVQLAELGLRSWQQRCWVDVPELKL; encoded by the coding sequence ATGGCTGAGCAAAGAATTGGTCTGATCATGAATGGCGTTACCGGTCGGATGGGCATGAATCAACATCTGATTCGCTCGATCGTCGCCATTCGACAGCAGGGTGGCGTGGCGCTGCCCAACGGCGACCGGCTGATGCCTGATCCAATCCTGGTTGGTCGGAGCGAGCATAAGCTCGCAGCGCTGGCACGCGCGCACGGGATCGAGCGATGGAGCACCAACCTTGAGCGGTGCCTCGCCGCGCCGGACGATGTGATCTACTTCGATGCGCAGACGACGACGCGCCGGGCAGCAAGTGTTCGCGAGGCAATTGCCGCCGGAAAGCATATCTACTGCGAGAAGCCGATCGCGACCGACCTCGAAACCTCGCTGGATCTTGCGCGGCGCGCACGCGAAGCTGGCGTCAAAAACGGCGTGGTTCAGGATAAGCTCTGGCTGCCCGGTCTGCTCAAGCTCAAGCGGCTGGTCGATAGCGGCTTCTTTGGTCGCATTCTCTCGGTGCGCGGCGAGTTCGGCTACTGGGTGTTTGAAGGCGACTGGCAGCCCGCACAGCGGCCATCGTGGAACTACCGCAAGGAAGACGACGGCGGCATCATCGTCGATATGTTCGCGCACTGGCGCTACGTCCTCGATCATCTCTTTGGCGCTGTGCGATCGGTTTCATGCCTGGGCGCAACCCATATTCCAGAGCGCTTCGACGAGCAGGGCGCGCGCTACGGGGCAACCGCCGACGATGCGGCCTATGGCACGTTCGAGCTTGAGGGCGGCATCATCGCGCAGATCAACTCGTCCTGGGCCGTGCGCGTCTATCGGGATGAGCTGTTTAGCCTTCAGGTCGACGGCACCGAAGGCAGCGCGGTCGCCGGATTGCGCGAGTGCCGCACGCAGCACCGCGCCAATACGCCCAGGGCCGTCTGGAACCCTGACATTCCCAATCCGATCGACTTCTGGGACGACTGGCAGGAAGTACCCGACAACCAGATCTTCGATAACGCCTTCAAGGTCCAGTGGGAGCTGTTCCTGCGCCACGTTGCCTGCGACGAGCCGTTTCCCTACGATCTGCTGGAAGGTGCCAGGGGCGTGCAACTGGCCGAGCTTGGCCTGCGCTCGTGGCAGCAGCGCTGCTGGGTAGACGTCCCTGAGCTGAAGCTATAA